One Oscillospiraceae bacterium genomic window, ATGCAAAACTTATTATGTGATGTCACGTGTTTATAATCTGCTTGGCGAAAGCAAAAAATCTGCTGATATGCTGGATCGTCTGCCTGTCGTATTCGGTGACAGAACATATTGGGAAGCGGAGTTCGCTTTTGCAGACCGTAATATGCCGCTTGCCCTGCAAAAATGCAAAGAAAGCTTTGCTGCAAAGGCACGGTTTATTTCAAGATGCATTCGCTTGGCAAGAATGATAAGTGAAATTGAAGGCGGAGAAGACGCATTGCAGTATCAAGCAGAATTGAACGAATATATGTTGAATATCATAAACGCGTTTCTTTCATGCGGTGACTATATGCCATATCGGCAAATTTACCAGAAAGCATCTCTGTTATGTCATATGACATGGCAGTATTCAGAGCTGGGAAATGCAGAAAAAGCTGTCAATTGTACAAGACAGCTCATTGAAACCAAAAACCGATTTTTTGACTGTCTTGATAACCCGGAGAACAAGCATTGCTTAATGTTTATTGAGGGTGATCGTGACGGCGATTGGCATGCAACACGGGAAAGCATTGAAAGCTATGTATCTACCGCAATAAACAATTTAAAAAGCATACCGCAGTTTTCAAATGAAACTGCTCTTTATGAAGCATTAAATATGAAATAATGTTCTGGTCAAGCTTATCAAGTCATATACTGCTATTTATTAAATCGGCATTTAAATAATTACCGCTTAAAGAGAGAAAAGACTCTGGTATATGGGCTTTTCTCTCTAATAAAACACGACTTATTTAAATGCCGTTTTAATAACTTCCTTCGTGAAAAATGTTGTTTCTTTTTTAGAAATAGGTTCTTTAGATTTACATTATAAAGTATTCCCATTTTCGTCCGGATTCGTTATTATAACGAATTATCACCACTATTTGAGATTATATCAATAAGTTTATAAAATATAGCTAATAATAATTACGGTGTATTTAAATAATATTGTTAAAATAAATCAATACGATAAGTTGGTATATTTTCAAGCTAATGAATGTAGGTAATGGCAATGAATAAGTTTAAATTCTTGAAAAAGGTTTGGAGTATTGCCAAACAGCATAGATGGTATTTTTTCTTAAGTTATATCATCCTGCTCATAGAACTTGCCTTTAATCAGATCCTTCCACTGTTATTAGGTAACCTTGTTGATGCTGCTGTATACAAGACAAATATAAGGCTTTTTATGACATCGGCTGGTATTTACGCAACAGTATTTCTAGGTAGTGTTCTATGCGGCTTTTTACAACTGCAATTTTGGCAAAAACTTAATAATAAATATGTTTACGGACTACGTGTTCGATGCTACGAAAAAATACTGCGCTTAAAAGCACGAACGCTCACCGATATCAAAACTGGCGATATGCTTCAAACGATTAACGGCGACACCATGGAATTTCATCATATCATTCAGCGTTACGCTATGCGTGTCGTCAACGCCGGAATCGGCACGGTTGTTTCATTAGCTATCGTTGCTTATTTAAAATGGGAAATTGCCTTGATTATCGCTATTTTAATACCGACATCCATTCTGCTCACCGAAAGAATTAAGAACAAGACGAATGAAATCTTCAATGAAATCCGCGAGAAGCAGGGGCAGTATAACTCATGGCTGATGGAAATTCTCAAGGGAATCCGCGAAATCAAGCTGTTTGCTGCCGAGGATAACACGCAGCATAAATTCACAGATAAAAATAATGACCTGATTAAGTCGAGCGTGAAATCAATAAAAATCGGTTTTGCTTCTGATAAAACTATTGGCTTGATTTACTTTGTGGCGCAGCTTATCTTTTATATCGTGTCAGCTTTGTTTGTGGTAAATGGTTCAATAAATGTTGCTGAATATATAACTATCGCTGCCTATTACACACTTGTTTCAAGCAATTTTCAACGAATACTGCGTGATAATATGGCGTTTCAGGCACGACAGGTTGCGATTGAGCGCGTTTTCATGTTACTTGATAAGGAGTACGAGGATAACGCAGGCTTGTCATCTCTGACGGTATCTCAAGGCAAAATTGAAATTGAGGATTTATCTTTTGCCTATCAAGAAGATGTGGACGTTCTCAAAAACCTCACATATACAATTACGCCCGGAAAACGAATCGGCATTGTGGGAGCATCGGGTGTCGGCAAAAGTACTTTCGCGCATATGATGATTCGTTTTTTCACTCCGACGAAAGGTAAAATTATGATTGACGGTCAAGACCTAAATGCTTGTACTTATTCCTCCGTACGCGAGAATATCGGGCTTGTGGGGCAAGAAACCGTAATATTTGATGCCACAGTCAAGGATAATATATGTTTTGGCGCAGATGTTCCCGATGAAGCGATTTGGGGAGTACTTAAAAAGGCATATTTGAAAAACGAAATAGAGAAGTTGCCTGAAGGTTTACATACTATGCTTGGTAAGGATGGACAAAGTCTTTCCGGTGGACAAAATCAGAGGCTAGCTATAGCACGAATACTTTTTAAAAATCCAAAAATTGTGATACTCGATGAAGCGACCAGCGCACTTGATGAGGCTGCGGAACAAATCGTGCAAAATGCATTGGATGAGTTGACCGCGGGTCGGACAAGTATTGTCATCTCACATAGGCTTAACAACATTTTACACGCTGATGAGATAATCGTATTAAAAGATGGTGAAGTGGCGGCAACCGGCAAGTACGAAGATTTAATCCGCACAGATACAACATTTAGCGAGCTGTTTGCTGCACAGGCGAAAAAATTGGAGGCGATTGGCTAATGAAGTTTAACCGATTTTCTGTATTAAAACGGCTGACAAAACAGATCAAAATTCCCGTACGACTCATCGTCCTTACGCAAGCAATAGCTGTCGTTTCTATGCTTGTGTCGCTTATATCGCCTTATCTTTATTCTTTGTTGGTGGACGAGGTTATGACGAACGGGAAAGCGCTATTATTGTACATTATCATTCCTTCCATGATCGGAGCATTCGCAGTTGGTGTTGGGCTTTCCGCACTTTCCACGTTTTTATCCGTGAAGTATAACAACGAAGTCAATCTAGAAGTTAAAACAAAGATTTTTGACCGAATGATGTATAAAGATATTGCCGATGTCATGAACATTAACGTTGGTTCAGAGCAAAAGGTTATAGAGCAGGACAGCGGTGTTGTGTCCGTGTTCTTTTCGGAGCAAATCGGTGGGTTTTTAACCTCGTTCTTTTATACTGCAATATACCTTGCGCTAATGTTTATTATAAATCCTTGGCTCTCATTGGCTGCTGTTGTTTTTATTCCATTGACAATACTATTCGGTAAATATACAGGTAAAAAATTTAACGCTATGCAAAATGCGTTATGGCTGATTGGCTCAAAAAACAACAATTTTCTTTTTGACACCATACAAAAATGGCGTGAAGTAAAAGCACAGAACTTGGAAAAGCATTTGATAAATGAGTATAATGAAAGACTTCGGCCGGAGCGCAAGACGCTACTAGATTGGATGCTGTATTATGCCTTGAACGATGTGTTTTACGATATAAAGAGTATGTTTGTGAATAACATACTGATGTACTTTATAGGTGGATTACTGATTATAAACGGGCAGTTGACTATTGGCTCGCTACTTATGTTTATTAGCTATATGTCAAATTTCAGCGGAAATATCGACTCAATTATCAAGTCCATTACCGATTTTTCAGGCAACAAAGCGGTCTACGACAGACTGTTTGACGCACTTGAGTTTAATAAACAATCAAAAGATAAATTTGCC contains:
- a CDS encoding helix-turn-helix transcriptional regulator; its protein translation is MSLGHMSFGQMIKLCRKEKGFTQSELAELIGVSMQAVSKWETDTGMPDISQIVPLAKVLEVSSDKLLGLSEHEASEELANLRKQIGHHTISFGCNEAQRIYDLAVPYFSTHPTNSEVAFWCVESLAELIAFDNEKAKQPQILMECERYANCIFRYEADADQICKTYYVMSRVYNLLGESKKSADMLDRLPVVFGDRTYWEAEFAFADRNMPLALQKCKESFAAKARFISRCIRLARMISEIEGGEDALQYQAELNEYMLNIINAFLSCGDYMPYRQIYQKASLLCHMTWQYSELGNAEKAVNCTRQLIETKNRFFDCLDNPENKHCLMFIEGDRDGDWHATRESIESYVSTAINNLKSIPQFSNETALYEALNMK
- a CDS encoding ABC transporter ATP-binding protein codes for the protein MNKFKFLKKVWSIAKQHRWYFFLSYIILLIELAFNQILPLLLGNLVDAAVYKTNIRLFMTSAGIYATVFLGSVLCGFLQLQFWQKLNNKYVYGLRVRCYEKILRLKARTLTDIKTGDMLQTINGDTMEFHHIIQRYAMRVVNAGIGTVVSLAIVAYLKWEIALIIAILIPTSILLTERIKNKTNEIFNEIREKQGQYNSWLMEILKGIREIKLFAAEDNTQHKFTDKNNDLIKSSVKSIKIGFASDKTIGLIYFVAQLIFYIVSALFVVNGSINVAEYITIAAYYTLVSSNFQRILRDNMAFQARQVAIERVFMLLDKEYEDNAGLSSLTVSQGKIEIEDLSFAYQEDVDVLKNLTYTITPGKRIGIVGASGVGKSTFAHMMIRFFTPTKGKIMIDGQDLNACTYSSVRENIGLVGQETVIFDATVKDNICFGADVPDEAIWGVLKKAYLKNEIEKLPEGLHTMLGKDGQSLSGGQNQRLAIARILFKNPKIVILDEATSALDEAAEQIVQNALDELTAGRTSIVISHRLNNILHADEIIVLKDGEVAATGKYEDLIRTDTTFSELFAAQAKKLEAIG
- a CDS encoding ABC transporter ATP-binding protein codes for the protein MKFNRFSVLKRLTKQIKIPVRLIVLTQAIAVVSMLVSLISPYLYSLLVDEVMTNGKALLLYIIIPSMIGAFAVGVGLSALSTFLSVKYNNEVNLEVKTKIFDRMMYKDIADVMNINVGSEQKVIEQDSGVVSVFFSEQIGGFLTSFFYTAIYLALMFIINPWLSLAAVVFIPLTILFGKYTGKKFNAMQNALWLIGSKNNNFLFDTIQKWREVKAQNLEKHLINEYNERLRPERKTLLDWMLYYALNDVFYDIKSMFVNNILMYFIGGLLIINGQLTIGSLLMFISYMSNFSGNIDSIIKSITDFSGNKAVYDRLFDALEFNKQSKDKFAVDNFDININAVTFAYSKMLPSVLTDVSYTFSRGKKYLIIGKSGEGKSTLIKLILCMIQPNEGVIRLGSKELADIEQHSLFKKMTAVMQENKFFNLSIRENLLMIAPEATEDQINFACQTADIYDYIQTLPNGYDTIIGERGIKLSGGQKQRLAIARLILHNPKIAILDEATSSLDAVSETKILSNLNKIFDNKTLIVISHKPALHIKFDEVISVESNALVSLGSVK